AAGTAGCTTATTACTGTGCGTACTACAAAAGAGTAGAACAAACAGTCAATTATCCTATTTTTCACCCTATCTTTGGGGATGTGCTATTGCGGATGCTACTTGAATTAATAGTGCTCAGTTCCAACTTCCAAAATACCAGCTTAAATTGAAAAAGGGCCACAATCTGCAGATATGGAAAAGCTTATACATAATAAAATAGGGGGCAAAAGAATTTTATCGCTATGAAGATACCTCCAAGACATTTGCTTTATCAACAGAACAGAGTTTCCCGCGCCTCTTCTGAGCAGTCTCAAATGCAACGCGAGCAATACGATCAATCTAGCAAGAAAGACTCCCATCAAACAAAAGACCAAGTAAATAAGTAGCATACACTAAATAGAGAAAGACAAGGAGAAATGGAAGTCTTTGAGACCAAGGGACTGCTTAGAATCCTTAAATCTTTAATTAAAATAGTCTAAACACACTTATTCTTCCTTTCAAGTGTGTACCAACCTAATTAACCTATAAATTTCCCATATTCCCTAAATACTTTCAAAAGAAATGTATAAACCTActatagagagaaaaagacaagaaaagataaagaaagaaaCACTGAAAGAAGAAACTGGGGTGCAATTTACAATTCCATAGCtgatccaaaaataaataaaaactacaTAAGAGGTAGTATTATAGAAATGGTCAAACAAGAGACCGAGGTGTATTTTGAATTATGCACGAgatattatcttatttctcttgaAGCAAAACATAGTTATTTCCCACAATATCCTGTTGTCTTACCTTCATCAGCCATCTCCATATATCATCTGCAGTGCAAAAAGCATGCAGTCCCGAGTGAACTCAAAGAGAGATTTCATTTACCAAGACCATAGGTTACATGATCCCCAATCACCCATTACGTAGCCATGCAtcaaaaagctaaaaacaaTTCACCTAATAAAAATTTCATGTGGTCTGGACCACAGTAATTGGTCATAAAACGAATGATATTGAAGacatagaaaaacaaaaaattatgaatgcTGTGAAAATAGCGTGGGAAGTGTACGGTCTTCTGGGAATATGGGAGCCAATTTGAGAGAGTGGGTCAGCCAGAGATTATGCTAAGTGTGTATTCAATGGGGTAATGCATGACCTCAATGATACGCCAACCCCTTTTATATAGGAGCCTTGGTGGAGGTAGAAGCCAACTTCTCATCGGTGCAATAAAATGCAGGTTAACAGGGTTTCTCTTTGAGTCTTGTGATCAAAACTTTGGTTCTGTATCATGGGACTCTCAGAGGTGGTTTAGATGATATATGGAACCCTGTATCATAGGACAGGTGGTAGGTGCAATACGGGCTCCTGGGTGCTAGCTGGTTGTGATACATCttctcacacactctctctcgctATGGCCGGTCAAGATGGAGCTTGATTAATCCCACTGCTCTAGCCTCTGTGCCACATACCTCCTATGGTCCCGAGCAAGTTACCTAGGCCTTGCTCCCGGCTTAGGGTGATGTTGGAGTGGTTATATGTTATTGTGAGCTTGTGGAGCTCTAGATGTTTAGGAGTCACGCAAGGCCTAATGGAGATGAATGGTGAGTTCGCTCCCTTATGAGGTGAGTGATCGGTTGTCAGCCGCCTGGGCGACCTCGTTATTAGGGGATGAAGGTTTATCCAGTGGTATTTTATGGCGGAGGACTCTCGAATCTCTACAAATGTTCAACACTAGTTGTTTATAAATCACTTTTTATGTGTTCCTCTCCATACGCAAGCCAGGCAGGTAGTGGATTGGGGATGAAAGGAAACCTGACATTTTTACATAAAAGCCAACTAGCTATTGGAAGTTTTATCAGAAAACTACCTCATAGGTTGCATAGATCTCAGTGTTGAAACCAATCTCCTCACCATTTTCATTCATGCCAAAACCCCTTGGCTTTCCAAAATAGATACCTACATTCAGAAAGGAAGCATAACAATCCCGTAAACAAAAATACAACCGAACAAAATTACAAGAAGCCAAATACAGCTTTACAAATCCAACCGTATTAACCTCAGTTGGGATAAGACTCTAACCTCCCGTAAGCTCCCTTACAACCATGAGGTCAACACCTTCAGCAACTTCCTTCTTTAAAGTTGAAGCATCCACCAACTGGAACAGATTAAATGGCAAATTAGCTTGTAGAAGTGACGAATGGCATAGTTTCGTGTTTCATAGACTCATCATGTTACATAGATTGTCACATACAGTCATTCTAAAATATGTGAGGCTGAACGTTGAAATAAACTCAATGAGTGGCTTGTATCTCAAAACTATTACAAGAACTACATGTGCCCTAGTGATGGAATGAAAGATGGAATTAAGCCCTGAAACATCCTGACAATAAAGTTAGCACCTTTCAGTAAGCAATAGTTTagagcaaaaaaggaaaaacaaaactcaCCCATTGTTAGTTTAACAATTTTCTACATACAACTCCGGCTGAACACCTTTACAGCCTATTTGTGTGACCGTACATGAGCATCAGATTAGACTATATATCTCTAGTGACCAAATCTGGTGTTTGGCTGGATAACATATATCCCAGATATATAATCTCACGAAGTGTTTGATATACCATTAATATAATCACTACTAATCTAGTAGGATTGCTCAGTCCCATCAAACAAACTGGCACTAGAGTATGGGGAAAGTCATCAGCAATCTGCAAACCTTAAGCCTAATACAACGGCGTAACATACCTGTGGTAAAACAGAAGCTGGCCTCAAATTAGCGAAGACCTTGAGACCTTCCCGCAACTGAAGTAATCCAGTCTCAGGTTTCAAATGCTTTTCGTTCTTATCCCATTTATACCTGGAAACCCAAAACCattcatcaaaacaaaattttagaaCCAATGGGCTCATCACACAATTTGAAAGATTATCAAAGGCAATCACCCTCCAATTGCACCGAGAAGAACAGCATCGGATTGCCTTGCAGTCGAAAGGGTCTCCTCCGGCAATGGAACTCCAGTCAAATCCAAGGCGGCCCCACCCATAGGCATCTCCTTGAACCCAAATTCAATACCTAATATATCATCACAATCATATCCAGGTGGTAAATAAAGCTTAAACCCAGAAACAAATCagcttgatttggtttgtaaaaAAGCTACAAAATTAGAAGCTTAAACTTAACGTTACATCCATCCCACCAATACTAAGAGATTAAAACATCACAATGGTATCCTACTGGTAAACCTTTAAACCCCAGAAAAATATCagcttgatttggtttgtaaaaaaaaagctAGGAAATTTGAAACTGAAACTTATCCTTACGTGCATCCCACAATATTAGGAGATTAAAACCTCACAATTATATGCAAACTGGTAAACCATCAACCCAGAAAAATATCAGCTTGATTTGTTTCGTAAAAAAGCTGGGAGATTTGAAACTTAAACATATCATTACCTTCAGCCCACCAAGATTTTGGGATTAAATCTATAATgtcaaactattatttcttcTCTATTTTCCGAGCAACTAAAAGGGAAATCAGACATGTGGGTTTTTGAGAAGAGGGTACCTTCGAGAGAGCCAGTGAGATTGAGGACGTTCTTGGCGACAGAGATGACTTCGGGGCCGATTCCATCGCCGGGGAGCAGGGTGATGGTGTAGCGCCTTTTAGGTGTGTTGGCGGAGCAGCAGATTGTGGCGAATTTGGGGGCTTGTCTGGGTACAGAATTGGAGCGGAACTGTTGGAGTCTGAATGGTCTCAAATTGAGTTGCAGAGAAGCAGCCATGGTCGATTTACGAATGCTCAGAAAAGCGTAGTTAAGACTTGAGAGAAGCTTGCAATAGGCTATTCTCCCCTAACTTTTTGGTACGGTTGGAGATAATGCCACGATCTAAAACTCTCCTGCCACGACAAAAActaagaaatgcattatttgcCCCTTTGAATGCCGTTGGCCAGTTTCACTAACTCGACAACTCTATCACTCACCGCCCCTCTAATTATCTTTTCTCTAAACTGATACTGCGTTTActtctctttttgaaaaatatttttcaaaagatttctCCCACTTCCAAttctttttctctccacttattatccctatCCCTAtcactttttcatttttttttaaagtgttccaaacaaagcatgaaTCTTTTGAATCTCTATAATTATCGTCAACTAGATCATCGAATCATCGACATCACGAAACAAACGCTATATCTATGAGTTTGAGTCTTCATCGTTGCTTTGCTCTTGAGATTACCTTCCTCTGAAATGGAATTATTATCGATTATAGCAGTGACTATAAATCGAATTTCTCACGTGTTGGTATGATTCTCTTCTGATTCTCTTATCTGAAAGTCTACTATGTAAAAATTAGGTAGAATCTCAAGGTATTTGACAACAAGACTATGCATGGTACTAGACTACGAGTGCTATCATTTGACACCCATCAGTGTATGCATCACGCAAGGACTTGCAACGAGCGGCAATCAAATGGGTTATAAAATTTTTAGGCGGGAATATCAGTCGTCGGTCTGGATCTATagaaatgataaaaaaacaTGTAGAgtgagaaaagaagaagaagaagaaaggtggGTTGGGGAGAAATGGCGtgtagagagagtgagagagtcaAATAtagaagaagagagaggaaaaagagtGGTCATGATGAAGAAGGGCATTTTTTCTCCATTGTACTGTTGTAGTTTGTTTGAGAGAATAGCAGACGGTGGAGAGAGAGGCCTGCTGGGTCAAAATGAGTGGAAGGGGTAAATAAGGCATTCACATTGTCGTGGGAGGAGAGTTTTAGATCGTGGCATtatcttcttccattttccaaTTCCATTATTCCTAAACTATTTGTAGGTTTTCTTAGGTTATGAGAAGTAACGAGTTACTATGATTTCGATTTCTACGTGCGTTTTACAGACATCATAGTCGACAAATGTTTATCAAGACATGTGATGAAATGAGCTGGAAGTGTCTTATCTCTACGGATTATCCCATTCTGATAACAAACAGTTATCAATTCTTACTTCTTTTGaatgaaatcaattttttttacccaTTAGAATAGCtgtttagataaaaaaaaaattaatcaataatattttgttttttaccaCTCGAAAGAAtcatattttgtcaaaaaaaggACAAATTTTATTACtccaattcaaaaaaagaagaagagagaatgaATTTGTCAATATAAGCCATTTTTTGCTAACATCACGTGTTGGGTGAAATACTTTTGGTGTTGGTGAAATGAACTTTGAaactgttgaaaaatgtatgcattataatttgtgaaaatttatatgcatctctattaattattttgatgattaattcaatgatatttttattcggcaaatacaaaattatcgaaaagtcgattcccgaattaaatattttcgtgaccttgaaatatagcataaagtctcttggattcatgatttatatttacaaagactttattgagctcaatacatgctttaacggtttatttagatgaaattgtgagccacaggttgacgaaccggctgacaagccggctgtctgaacagaaagctgtgagaaccggacgaccacccggatgtccactctatcaaacggctagtttccaacggctagtttcaaacggctagtttccaacggctagtttcaaacggctagtttccaacggctaggaagcatatggatggctatataaggcatcaagaactcattaatgagtacatacacaagctacaacattccatattattgcaagagcaaattctcaaaagatcaaagccaaaaattctcactgttcttccactttcatattattcttgagagaaaatttgtacaagtcgtgagcgataattttcataccttcttcacatacttgtatttcctaagtgagtgtttgagtcaaacacttgaaagcttagaagaccaaattcgggttggaatttgggtgttattgtttttgagaagttttcggagaaaattcttgcggttgtgctagctcctcgggaaagctagaggcattcggttcttgtaagcacccgcaagacttacaagttgtaatcttttaaagattagtctaaccttcaagtaattgcttgaggagaagtggagtagggccggaccgtggacaaatccggaccgaaccactataaacgggttctatctctctatctctctattttgattgcatacttattgtttgcatatattgttagagataaatttttattggtaattattactagcaatcctattcaccccccctctaggttgcataatttgggtaacaattggtatcagagcctcggctcttgtttgtagatttaaccatctaagagttaagatccatggcaaccactagtaatgtttcttgtatcgaaggtcaatcgtccaatagacctcccttgttcaccggataaaattactctcattggaaaaatagaatgatgatctttattcaatccacggattatgatctatggaaaattatcaaaaatggtcccattattcctactaagaaagttggagaagagactatgcctaaaccagattatgagtggagtcatttggaaaaggcttcaatagaaaagaactatagagctatgaacctttttttttgtgctattactcccaatgaatatgattgtgtttccgcatgtgaatcggctaaagaaatatgggataagttagaaatgtcacatgaaggagatagtcaagttaaggagtccaaaattgatattcttgtgcatagctatgagctcttcaaaatgaaaccggatgaatctatatctcaaatgtttgctagatttgctagtattactaacggtttaaaagctcttggaaagatttacagtcaatccgaaatgacaaggaaggtgctccgttccatgccaaccaattgggacactaccacctccatcatcctacaatccaaagatttctcaacatacacgatggacaagctcatgggatctctcatgacggaggaaatgcatcacaacctcaagggtgaaaaagagaagaaagttaaggatcttgccttcaaaagtacaacaagcaaatcaaaaagcaaggaggattcaagcaacgaaagtgaggatgatgaaatggcgctcatcacaaaaacgttcaagaaactcctcaaaaatagagcatctcacaaaggcagaggattttcaagaaaagatggaggcaaagaagaaaatagtaaaaaggatccaatcatttgctacgagtgc
This DNA window, taken from Rhododendron vialii isolate Sample 1 chromosome 8a, ASM3025357v1, encodes the following:
- the LOC131335368 gene encoding 3-isopropylmalate dehydrogenase 2, chloroplastic-like, yielding MAASLQLNLRPFRLQQFRSNSVPRQAPKFATICCSANTPKRRYTITLLPGDGIGPEVISVAKNVLNLTGSLEGIEFGFKEMPMGGAALDLTGVPLPEETLSTARQSDAVLLGAIGGYKWDKNEKHLKPETGLLQLREGLKVFANLRPASVLPQLVDASTLKKEVAEGVDLMVVRELTGGIYFGKPRGFGMNENGEEIGFNTEIYATYEIDRIARVAFETAQKRRGKLCSVDKANVLEASMFWRKRVMAIALEYPDVELTHMYVDNAAMQLVRNPKQFDTIVTNNIFGDILSDEASMITGSIGMLPSASLGEAGPGLFEPIHGSAPDIAGRDKANPLATILSAAMLLKYGLGEEEAALRIETAVLDTLSRGFRTGDIYSGENKLVGCKEMGDEVLKSIETEVPATV